In the [Clostridium] colinum genome, one interval contains:
- the dnaA gene encoding chromosomal replication initiator protein DnaA gives MNTYEDCWGECLKSMQQELGDFAFKTWFGDLQFISFENNTLILKSSDTFYIEHIKLKYMPVLTAVCEQCFNKKNIIIRLVLEEDLKDIFNEPKKKNAENNLNNNYIFENFVIGESNRLAHAASVAVAESPGIYNPLFLYGDVGLGKTHLMHAIANYILVKNPDTKVLYASCEKFTNELIASIREQKNKEFREKYRKIDVLLIDDIQFIVDKTQTQEEFFHTFNDLKDSGKQIIISSDRPPNEIETLTERLRSRFAGGLIADIKTPNFETRTAILEKKAESLNITIPKEVSQFIAKSVKSNIRELEGALTRVIAYSNLTGVSLSIELAENALKDIIQDKDVSLSTQSILEAVSNHFNVKIEEIKSKKRNQPITNARQVYMYLTRELLNESLLNIGKSIDRDHSTVIHGIEKIEEKIKKDKNFEASLVTLKDKILKK, from the coding sequence ATGAATACTTATGAAGACTGCTGGGGCGAATGCCTTAAGTCTATGCAACAAGAACTAGGTGATTTTGCTTTTAAAACTTGGTTTGGTGACTTACAATTTATATCTTTTGAAAATAATACACTTATTTTAAAATCTTCTGATACATTTTACATAGAACATATAAAACTTAAATATATGCCCGTATTAACTGCTGTTTGCGAGCAATGTTTTAATAAAAAAAATATTATTATTAGACTTGTATTAGAAGAAGACTTAAAAGATATTTTTAATGAACCTAAAAAGAAAAACGCTGAAAATAACCTAAATAATAACTATATTTTTGAAAATTTTGTAATTGGTGAGAGCAACAGGCTTGCCCACGCAGCCTCTGTGGCAGTTGCAGAAAGCCCTGGTATATATAATCCACTTTTTTTATATGGTGATGTTGGGCTTGGCAAAACACACCTTATGCACGCTATTGCAAACTACATATTAGTAAAAAATCCAGATACAAAAGTGCTTTATGCTTCTTGTGAAAAATTTACAAATGAGCTTATAGCATCTATCCGTGAGCAAAAAAATAAAGAATTTAGAGAAAAATATAGAAAAATAGATGTTTTATTAATAGATGATATCCAATTTATAGTAGATAAAACACAAACACAAGAAGAATTTTTTCATACTTTTAACGACCTTAAAGATTCTGGAAAACAAATAATTATATCTAGTGATAGACCACCTAACGAGATTGAAACATTAACAGAAAGGTTACGTTCTAGGTTTGCCGGTGGGCTTATAGCAGATATAAAAACACCTAATTTTGAGACTAGAACAGCTATTTTAGAAAAAAAGGCAGAATCTTTAAATATAACTATACCAAAAGAGGTATCTCAGTTTATAGCAAAGTCTGTTAAAAGCAATATAAGAGAGCTAGAAGGGGCTTTAACACGTGTTATCGCATATTCTAATCTTACAGGTGTTAGCCTTAGCATAGAGCTTGCAGAAAACGCACTTAAAGATATTATACAAGATAAAGATGTATCTTTATCTACTCAATCTATTTTAGAAGCCGTATCTAACCATTTTAACGTAAAAATAGAAGAAATTAAAAGTAAAAAAAGAAACCAACCTATAACAAATGCTAGACAAGTTTATATGTATCTTACAAGAGAGCTATTAAACGAATCTTTATTAAATATTGGCAAAAGTATAGATAGAGACCATTCTACTGTTATACACGGTATAGAAAAAATAGAAGAAAAAATTAAAAAAGATAAAAATTTTGAAGCTTCTTTAGTAACATTAAAAGATAAAATATTAAAAAAATAA
- the dnaN gene encoding DNA polymerase III subunit beta — protein MHIKCKKDILLININIVLKSVASRTTLPILECILLKADKEGFKLISNDLELGIKTANIEADIIEKGIVALEARMFYDIIKSMPDGDISINVDEKNVTIIKSGKTEFKILGQNGEEFPTLNTVEKEEKYSISASTLKNMIKQTKFSVSSDESKPVLTGELIEIKEGYLNIVAIDGFRVSFRRTQISKDFKNAEVVVPAKALNEIIKILSDKEDSMVNLYFNENYILFELDSCIIVSRLLDGEFLKYEQIFTEDYNTKIEVDRISLLNSLERASLISKDNKKTPVKLEIKTNENLVITSNTEFGTSYEEVFIDIEGEGLSIAFNPRYLIEALKAIDDEKVIIQFITSLSPCIIKGVDNNDYKYLILPLKINE, from the coding sequence ATGCACATTAAATGTAAAAAAGATATTTTATTAATAAACATAAACATTGTTTTAAAATCTGTTGCATCTAGAACAACCTTACCTATATTAGAATGTATATTATTAAAAGCAGATAAAGAAGGATTTAAATTAATATCTAATGATTTAGAGCTAGGTATAAAAACTGCTAATATAGAAGCTGATATAATAGAAAAAGGTATAGTTGCCTTAGAAGCTAGAATGTTTTATGATATAATTAAAAGTATGCCAGATGGAGATATATCTATAAATGTAGATGAAAAAAATGTTACCATTATAAAAAGTGGAAAAACAGAATTTAAAATATTAGGACAAAATGGAGAAGAATTTCCTACACTTAATACTGTGGAAAAAGAAGAAAAATATAGTATTAGTGCATCTACTTTAAAAAATATGATTAAACAAACAAAATTTTCTGTGTCTTCTGATGAGTCTAAACCAGTTTTAACAGGTGAGCTTATTGAAATAAAAGAAGGTTATTTAAACATTGTAGCTATAGATGGATTTAGAGTATCTTTTAGACGTACACAAATAAGCAAAGATTTTAAAAATGCCGAAGTTGTTGTGCCTGCAAAAGCTTTAAATGAAATTATAAAAATATTATCTGATAAAGAAGATAGTATGGTAAATTTATATTTTAATGAAAATTACATTTTATTTGAGCTTGATAGTTGTATAATAGTATCTAGGCTATTAGACGGAGAGTTTTTAAAATATGAACAAATATTTACAGAAGATTATAATACAAAAATAGAAGTTGATAGAATAAGCCTTTTAAACAGCTTAGAAAGAGCTTCTTTAATATCTAAAGATAACAAAAAAACGCCAGTAAAATTAGAAATAAAAACAAATGAAAATCTTGTTATTACATCTAATACAGAATTTGGTACATCATATGAAGAAGTATTTATAGATATTGAAGGAGAGGGGCTTAGTATAGCATTTAACCCTAGATATTTAATAGAGGCTTTAAAAGCTATAGATGATGAAAAAGTTATAATACAGTTTATAACTTCTCTTAGCCCTTGTATCATTAAAGGTGTTGATAACAACGATTATAAATATTTAATTTTACCTTTAAAAATAAATGAATAA
- a CDS encoding RNA-binding S4 domain-containing protein, whose translation MEEIKFNTEFIKLQQFIKLARVVGQGSDAKMLILDGIVKVNGQVCIERGKKIRNGDIIDIDGIGTFKAIGE comes from the coding sequence ATGGAAGAAATAAAATTTAATACAGAATTTATAAAATTACAACAATTTATAAAATTAGCTAGAGTTGTTGGACAAGGCTCTGATGCTAAAATGCTTATATTAGATGGTATTGTAAAAGTAAATGGTCAAGTTTGCATTGAAAGAGGCAAAAAGATAAGAAATGGAGATATTATAGACATAGATGGTATAGGTACATTTAAAGCTATAGGTGAATAA